One region of Chryseobacterium muglaense genomic DNA includes:
- a CDS encoding helix-turn-helix domain-containing protein, translating into MEQKIHQGRNVKRFREMLGIKQEALAFDLGDDWNQKKISLLEQKEIIEDPLLKKISEVLKIPVEAFQNFDEEQAVNIISNTFNIEKDAFIGNSKPTFNINPMDEIKKLHEEKIVLYERMLKEKDEMMERLEKLINN; encoded by the coding sequence ATGGAACAGAAAATACACCAGGGACGAAATGTAAAACGATTTAGAGAGATGCTGGGCATTAAGCAGGAAGCATTAGCTTTTGACTTGGGTGACGACTGGAATCAAAAAAAGATTTCTCTACTTGAACAGAAAGAAATTATTGAAGATCCTTTGCTGAAAAAAATCTCTGAAGTATTGAAAATTCCTGTGGAGGCTTTTCAGAATTTTGATGAGGAGCAGGCTGTAAATATTATTTCTAATACATTTAATATTGAAAAAGATGCTTTTATAGGTAATTCAAAACCGACTTTCAATATTAATCCAATGGATGAAATTAAAAAGTTGCACGAAGAAAAAATTGTCTTGTATGAACGAATGCTCAAAGAGAAGGATGAAATGATGGAAAGACTTGAAAAGCTCATTAACAATTAA
- a CDS encoding cysteine peptidase family C39 domain-containing protein, with protein MNIFLFLSLKNKNFFIFAFQKNTKPLKLNEFPSFKQSNLIDSGLVCLRILAKYHGKAFSMKYLQDKFHNIDERNSLKGIVDACEQLGLKNLPIKISFQDLAEKIPMPCIINWSSSYFVVIYKIENNIVYLSDPQLGLVQYGKEEFIYSWTNNDGKGVVLVIETTDDFYKSNEAVSKNRIKKSRKLLFIALTLLIALLAYRQFLTDFSIFQIVYSLLSFTGLLTSLLILQESLGVNNGLASKVCGNSEMDVNECQKVILDKSSFIYKNYTLGDLSLIFFTTIFFLSVFSTINLSYFIIVSLFSIPIIAYTFFYQMFKIKQWCRLCLLVSFTLVCIITNTMFAFISFNIFELLNPTIFFILSLFFFSIIWISLRPFIYGYFKFKKKIKKDKNFKKNYVVFSSLINSTTEIDSNSLENLTKIEIGEVNAKSELTLFLSPKCVHCYKVFKEAFKLYEKNKGRIKLSIYLNVNLNNENNTHRIIAKIFMQTYINDGGEIALNLLKRWFIDETDLEAFVKEYNVQINEEAINSIKSHYNWCNENGFDYSPVKLFNRKVLPDEYQIKKLKYII; from the coding sequence TTGAATATATTTTTATTTTTGTCTCTAAAAAATAAAAATTTCTTTATATTCGCATTTCAAAAAAACACAAAACCTTTGAAATTAAATGAATTTCCCAGTTTTAAGCAATCAAATTTAATAGATTCCGGTCTGGTTTGTTTGAGAATTCTTGCCAAATACCATGGTAAAGCCTTTTCCATGAAATATTTACAAGATAAATTTCATAATATTGATGAAAGAAATTCTTTGAAGGGAATTGTAGATGCTTGCGAACAGCTTGGCTTGAAAAATTTACCAATAAAAATTTCATTTCAAGATTTGGCAGAAAAAATCCCCATGCCATGTATAATAAATTGGAGTTCATCATATTTTGTTGTTATATATAAAATTGAAAACAACATCGTATATCTTTCTGATCCTCAGTTAGGTCTGGTTCAATACGGTAAAGAGGAGTTTATATATTCTTGGACTAATAATGACGGCAAAGGAGTTGTTTTAGTAATTGAAACGACTGATGATTTTTACAAAAGCAATGAAGCTGTTAGTAAGAACAGAATAAAAAAAAGTAGAAAATTACTATTTATTGCTTTGACTTTATTGATTGCTCTATTAGCATACAGACAATTTCTGACAGACTTTTCAATATTTCAAATAGTATATAGTTTACTATCTTTTACTGGTCTTTTAACTAGTTTATTAATTCTTCAAGAGAGTCTGGGTGTAAATAATGGATTAGCATCTAAGGTGTGTGGGAATTCAGAAATGGATGTTAATGAGTGTCAAAAGGTGATATTAGATAAGTCTTCTTTTATTTATAAAAACTATACATTGGGAGATTTATCCCTGATTTTTTTTACTACAATATTTTTTCTATCTGTATTTTCGACAATTAATCTATCCTATTTTATAATTGTAAGTTTATTTTCAATACCTATTATCGCTTACACGTTTTTTTATCAAATGTTCAAAATAAAACAATGGTGTCGATTATGCCTATTGGTATCCTTTACTTTAGTATGTATAATTACAAATACCATGTTTGCTTTTATTAGCTTTAATATTTTTGAGTTATTAAATCCTACAATCTTTTTTATATTATCATTATTTTTTTTCTCTATTATTTGGATTAGTTTACGGCCATTTATTTATGGATATTTTAAATTTAAAAAGAAAATTAAAAAGGACAAAAATTTCAAGAAAAATTATGTGGTATTTAGTTCCCTGATCAATTCTACCACAGAAATTGATTCTAATTCATTAGAAAACCTAACGAAAATTGAAATAGGCGAGGTAAATGCTAAATCTGAATTAACTCTATTTTTAAGTCCGAAATGTGTTCATTGTTATAAGGTTTTTAAGGAGGCTTTCAAACTGTATGAAAAAAATAAAGGAAGAATTAAACTATCTATTTATTTGAATGTTAATTTAAACAATGAAAATAACACGCATAGAATTATAGCTAAAATATTTATGCAAACATATATTAATGATGGAGGAGAAATTGCACTGAACTTGTTGAAAAGATGGTTCATAGATGAAACTGACTTGGAGGCCTTTGTTAAAGAGTACAATGTTCAAATTAATGAAGAAGCCATTAATTCTATCAAATCTCATTATAATTGGTGTAATGAAAATGGATTTGATTACTCTCCAGTAAAACTTTTTAATAGAAAGGTTTTACCTGATGAATATCAAATAAAAAAGTTAAAGTATATTATTTGA